The sequence CGCACTACCAGATCGTGGTGGACCGCCAGGGCTCGATGGACGACATGGAGGTGCAGGTGGAGGTCGAGGAGCGCTTCTTCTCCGACCGCGTGCGCGAGCTGGAGGAGTTCAGCCGGCGCGTGCGGGCCAGGATCGAGAGCACGCTCGGCCTGCGCGTGCACGTGCGGCTGATGGAGCCCGGCTCCATCGAGCGGAGCACAGGCAAGGCGAAGCGCGTCGTCGACCGGCGCAGACAGCAGTAGGGGGATGCACCATGTTCGTGAAGCAGATGTCGATCTTCCTGGAGAACCGAACCGGGCGGCTCGAGGCCGCCTGCCATGCGCTGGCGGACCGCGGCGTCAACATCCTGGCGCTCAGCCTGGCCGACACCGCCGACTTCGGCATCCTGCGCATGATCGTCTCCGATCCCGAGGCCGGCGCCGCCGCGCTGCGCGAGGCGGGCTTCCCGGTCGTGGTCAACCACGTGCTGGCCGTCGAGGTGGAGGACAGGCCGGGCGGGCTGGTCCGCGTCCTGGACGCGTT is a genomic window of Candidatus Brocadiaceae bacterium containing:
- a CDS encoding ACT domain-containing protein; amino-acid sequence: MFVKQMSIFLENRTGRLEAACHALADRGVNILALSLADTADFGILRMIVSDPEAGAAALREAGFPVVVNHVLAVEVEDRPGGLVRVLDALRADGINVEYMYAFSTVRSRQAALVFRFEDNAAAVAALQKAGINVMSRVAVLGQ